AGCTCGCCTGTAAGTGTTACAATACCAATATCGTGTCCAGAATCGGCTTCTGTAGCTACAACATCACCAATAGAAAGTGTAAGGTGTTCTGAGTTTTCAAAGAATAGTTTTCTGCCGTTCTTAAACCTAACCTCTACATAGTTAAAAGGAGCTACTCCTTGTGGGAGCTCCATATTTGAAAGCCAATCAAATACTGTAAGTTTATTACATCCATCTGATCCGCAAGTTCCGTTATTTTTACAACCTTTAGGTTGGCCGTCTTTACCTGTCGAACAACTTCCACACGCCATATATCATATATATTGAAACAAGTACTATTATTATAGTCTTGTTGTATTAATTATCTACTAGCGTAAAGATACCAAAATATAGTGCATTGATATTTTTAAGCTTTATATTTTAATTTTTCTGAACGTCCCTTCTTAAAAATCTTATTACTGTTATGAGATCCTTTTCGCAATTCACGTTGTGTCTCAATAGGTAAGGCATTAATGTCTTGACATTCTGTCGAGCAACACGTATCCATAGCTTTTGAACACTCTTCACATTGTATAAATAACAAATGGCAAGCCTCATTAGCACAATTTACGTGAGTATCACAAGCTTTTCCACATTGGTGACAGTTTGAGATGACATCATCTGAGATACGCTCACTTCGCCTATGGTCAAACACAAAATTCTTACCAAGAAACTTATTTTCTAATGCTTTTTCATTTACCTGTCGGGTATACTCTATAATACCACCTTCTAGCTGAAATACGTTTTTAAATCCTTTATGCTTATAGTAAGCACTAGCTTTTTCACAACGTATGCCACCAGTGCAATACATAACGAGTTTCTTGTCTTCTTTATGATCTTTAAGATCTTCTTCAATAATATCTAAAGAGTCTCTAAAAGTATCTACATCTGGTGTGATAGCATTTTTAAAATGACCAATTTCACTCTCATAGTGGTTACGCATATCAACCAACACCGTATTAGGGTCTTCAATAAGTTGGTTAAATGTTTCAGCATCTACGTGAACACCTTTGTTAGTTACATCAAAAGAGGTGTCATTTAAACCGTCTGCAACAATTTTAGGACGCACCTTAACTTTAAGTTTTAAAAATGATTTAGCATCTTGCTCTACAGCAATGTTAAGCCTCACATTTTCAAGAAAATTTATATCATCTATAAAAGCTTTAAATTCATTGAATTTTTTTGCTGGTACAGATAATTGCGCATTTATACCTTCATGAGCAACATAAATTCTTCCTAGAACCTCAAGTTGGTCCCAAGCAAGAAACAGGTGATTTCTAAAAATTTCTGGATTGCCAATTTTGGCGTATTTGTA
This region of Croceibacter atlanticus HTCC2559 genomic DNA includes:
- the trhO gene encoding oxygen-dependent tRNA uridine(34) hydroxylase TrhO, producing MQLYNKLSAKERAELIDKAGEDRLTLSFYKYAKIGNPEIFRNHLFLAWDQLEVLGRIYVAHEGINAQLSVPAKKFNEFKAFIDDINFLENVRLNIAVEQDAKSFLKLKVKVRPKIVADGLNDTSFDVTNKGVHVDAETFNQLIEDPNTVLVDMRNHYESEIGHFKNAITPDVDTFRDSLDIIEEDLKDHKEDKKLVMYCTGGIRCEKASAYYKHKGFKNVFQLEGGIIEYTRQVNEKALENKFLGKNFVFDHRRSERISDDVISNCHQCGKACDTHVNCANEACHLLFIQCEECSKAMDTCCSTECQDINALPIETQRELRKGSHNSNKIFKKGRSEKLKYKA